A stretch of the Teretinema zuelzerae genome encodes the following:
- a CDS encoding tetratricopeptide repeat protein, with translation MERGFKKQNCPDGSPSFPPATGGSSRRHRHARSSAAASRGKPLRLPRLRPVFRPLGAPLFGSGPAVFGAFDVQPSTWSAVFLRAGYTGIPLDTGESIALTEGTLGASLRRRIGERLSVRGDLEGGVYSASAPTGSISGIAAGAGASAAWRLTPSLAASVNLSARHYMYSPEPFMNSVSLGMGLSVDIGELVSPRARVLAEPVKTGNVFPVFYSWYDDNPFGSVRITNHEDTTITGVRGSFYLEQFMSGPKQCAEIESLAPGQSAEIPLTAFFNEAMLNLTESIEAEGRFLLSYEVLGSKRHTEIQVRLPVQHRNAMSWEDDRRAAAFVSAKDPAALWFSRYVSSVVQERFRPGLSRNMQYAIGIFESLNQYGLNYVIDPASSYADLSGSGSSLDFLQYPYQTLMYRGGDCDDISILFCSLLEGIGVRASFITIPGHIFIGFDSGFTEAEALSVFGDLSQFAVVDGEVWVPLEITLTKEGFAKAWRIGAKEWGDAFSRGEAALYPVRSAWTQYRPVSVPGAASRFSLPEDSKTAAAFDVSIDTLVERLIRPQVRGFEAQLVKKDDPAVRNSLGILYGRYGMLSRAKEQFTAAAGSGYSRAWVNLGNVAFMEQKYSEALGYYSWALSRDESLHEALLGSARCYYEMDEFGYSDALYAELGTRDMALYRDFSYLGSFFDKTGRAWSFSERLETTVWSESSGTEKTGAALPPPQVRPPLPVLQNSMEEILDRGVPVSDVRGDSPLVPADGNPGSGTPLPPAVPAVPAVPIVQASLASSADPENKESQDSSPEGVGGDPDTDESSPIPQPLADAALSAAVAPPSATPESAPGVAAETFAPPAAEPIASTALNVSAEPAPVADVSPETAPAVAAETLVHPAAEPIASAARTVSAEPAPVARAAPEAISEAPSVSSESPASAPAPDLPSREPMIVASAPPVRRSLASELSLFSEPRSVSAPLLPPVIAPVIPPAIPAVVPPVIPPVVPPPLLAPSPVPVKPAAPVESAIVAEAATVAEAAAPEEADTVVEAAAPVEAAAPVEAAAPVEAAAPVEAAAPVEAAAPVEAAAPVEAAAPVEAAAPVEAAAPVEAAAPVEAAAPVEAAAPVEAAAPVEAATVADSRIDDVQKSSRVPLGAALAGALAGLGGIVGYGFRRFRFNRHKRK, from the coding sequence GTGGAACGCGGTTTCAAAAAGCAGAATTGCCCTGACGGTTCGCCGTCTTTTCCGCCTGCAACAGGCGGCTCCTCTCGCCGTCATCGTCATGCTCGTTCATCAGCCGCAGCTTCCCGCGGAAAGCCCCTTCGCCTTCCGCGTCTCCGCCCAGTATTCCGCCCCCTCGGCGCCCCTCTTTTCGGCAGCGGGCCGGCGGTCTTCGGCGCTTTCGACGTTCAGCCGTCGACCTGGTCTGCCGTGTTTCTCCGCGCCGGCTACACCGGAATACCGCTCGACACCGGTGAAAGCATCGCCTTGACTGAGGGCACGCTGGGCGCGTCCCTCAGGCGCAGAATCGGAGAGCGGCTCTCGGTCCGGGGAGACCTCGAAGGCGGCGTGTACAGCGCCTCGGCGCCGACGGGAAGCATCTCGGGAATCGCCGCGGGGGCCGGAGCATCCGCGGCCTGGCGGCTTACCCCGTCTCTCGCCGCGTCCGTCAACCTTTCAGCCAGGCACTACATGTACTCCCCCGAACCCTTCATGAACTCGGTGTCCTTGGGGATGGGACTTTCGGTCGACATCGGCGAACTCGTTTCCCCCCGCGCCCGCGTTCTCGCCGAACCGGTGAAAACCGGCAACGTATTCCCCGTCTTTTACTCCTGGTACGACGACAATCCATTCGGCTCGGTGCGGATCACCAACCATGAAGATACGACGATCACCGGCGTCCGCGGCAGTTTTTACCTCGAGCAGTTCATGAGCGGCCCCAAACAATGCGCCGAAATCGAATCTCTTGCTCCGGGGCAGTCGGCGGAAATTCCGCTCACCGCCTTTTTCAACGAAGCCATGCTCAATCTGACCGAATCCATCGAAGCCGAAGGCCGCTTTCTTCTCTCCTACGAGGTGCTCGGTTCCAAGCGCCATACGGAAATCCAGGTGCGCCTTCCGGTTCAGCACCGCAACGCGATGTCCTGGGAGGACGACCGCAGGGCGGCCGCCTTCGTGTCGGCCAAGGACCCCGCGGCCCTCTGGTTTTCCCGCTACGTGTCGTCCGTCGTGCAGGAACGCTTCCGGCCGGGCTTAAGCCGCAACATGCAGTACGCGATCGGCATATTCGAATCTCTCAACCAGTACGGCCTGAATTACGTCATCGATCCGGCCAGCTCCTACGCCGACCTCTCGGGCTCGGGGTCCTCCCTCGACTTCCTGCAATATCCCTATCAAACCCTCATGTACCGCGGCGGCGACTGCGACGACATCTCCATCCTCTTCTGTTCTCTCCTGGAAGGAATCGGCGTCCGCGCCTCCTTCATCACCATACCCGGCCACATCTTCATCGGCTTCGATTCCGGCTTCACCGAGGCCGAAGCGCTCTCGGTCTTCGGAGACCTCTCCCAGTTCGCGGTCGTCGACGGCGAGGTCTGGGTTCCCCTGGAAATCACCCTCACCAAGGAAGGCTTCGCGAAGGCCTGGCGCATCGGCGCGAAAGAGTGGGGTGACGCCTTTTCCCGCGGAGAGGCCGCCCTCTATCCGGTCAGATCCGCCTGGACCCAGTATCGTCCGGTGAGCGTCCCCGGCGCCGCGAGCCGATTCTCCCTGCCGGAGGACTCGAAAACCGCCGCCGCCTTCGACGTATCCATCGACACCCTGGTCGAGCGCCTCATCCGCCCGCAGGTTCGCGGCTTCGAAGCTCAGCTCGTCAAAAAAGACGACCCCGCAGTTCGCAACTCTCTCGGCATCCTTTACGGCCGCTACGGCATGCTCTCCCGGGCGAAAGAACAATTCACCGCCGCCGCCGGCTCGGGATATTCGCGAGCCTGGGTCAACCTGGGAAACGTCGCCTTCATGGAGCAGAAATATTCGGAAGCCCTGGGCTATTACTCGTGGGCGCTTTCGCGGGACGAGTCCCTTCACGAAGCGCTGCTCGGCTCCGCGCGCTGCTACTACGAGATGGACGAATTCGGCTACTCCGACGCCCTCTACGCGGAACTTGGCACGCGCGACATGGCGCTCTACCGCGACTTCTCCTACCTCGGCTCCTTCTTCGATAAAACCGGACGCGCCTGGTCCTTCTCCGAACGTCTTGAAACCACCGTCTGGAGCGAATCTTCCGGGACGGAAAAAACCGGCGCCGCCCTTCCTCCTCCGCAGGTTCGCCCCCCTCTTCCTGTCCTTCAAAATTCCATGGAAGAAATCCTTGATCGCGGCGTCCCGGTCTCCGATGTCCGCGGCGATTCTCCCCTGGTTCCGGCCGACGGCAATCCCGGAAGCGGAACCCCTCTTCCTCCCGCTGTCCCGGCGGTTCCTGCAGTCCCGATCGTTCAAGCCTCTCTCGCTTCCTCCGCCGACCCTGAAAACAAAGAATCTCAAGATTCTTCTCCGGAGGGCGTCGGCGGCGACCCCGACACCGACGAATCAAGCCCCATCCCGCAGCCGCTCGCTGACGCCGCTTTATCCGCGGCTGTCGCCCCTCCCTCCGCCACTCCGGAAAGCGCCCCCGGTGTCGCAGCGGAAACGTTCGCTCCTCCGGCTGCCGAACCGATCGCGTCAACCGCTCTGAATGTCTCTGCCGAACCGGCGCCCGTCGCCGACGTTTCTCCGGAAACCGCCCCCGCAGTCGCAGCGGAAACGCTCGTTCATCCGGCTGCCGAACCGATCGCGTCAGCCGCTCGGACTGTCTCGGCTGAACCGGCACCCGTCGCCCGCGCCGCTCCGGAAGCGATCTCGGAGGCGCCGTCGGTTTCTTCCGAGTCTCCGGCGTCTGCCCCCGCGCCAGACCTTCCTTCCCGGGAGCCGATGATTGTCGCGTCCGCTCCTCCCGTTCGCCGCTCGCTTGCCTCAGAACTCAGCCTCTTTTCGGAGCCGCGCTCCGTTAGCGCGCCGCTGCTTCCGCCCGTAATCGCTCCGGTAATTCCCCCTGCTATTCCGGCGGTAGTTCCGCCTGTAATACCCCCTGTCGTTCCGCCGCCACTCCTGGCTCCTTCCCCTGTTCCGGTGAAACCTGCTGCGCCTGTGGAATCCGCGATAGTTGCGGAAGCTGCGACTGTTGCGGAAGCCGCAGCGCCTGAGGAAGCTGACACCGTTGTGGAAGCCGCCGCGCCTGTGGAAGCTGCTGCGCCTGTGGAAGCTGCCGCGCCTGTGGAAGCTGCCGCGCCTGTGGAAGCTGCTGCGCCTGTGGAAGCTGCTGCGCCTGTGGAAGCTGCTGCGCCTGTGGAAGCCGCCGCGCCAGTGGAAGCTGCCGCGCCTGTGGAAGCTGCCGCGCCTGTGGAAGCTGCCGCGCCTGTGGAAGCCGCCGCGCCTGTGGAAGCCGCCGCACCTGTGGAAGCTGCCGCGCCTGTGGAAGCTGCGACCGTTGCTGACAGCAGGATTGACGATGTACAGAAATCTTCCCGTGTGCCATTGGGAGCCGCCCTAGCAGGCGCTCTCGCCGGCCTCGGAGGAATTGTCGGATATGGATTCCGCCGGTTTCGGTTTAACCGGCATAAAAGGAAGTAG